From the Oleiharenicola lentus genome, one window contains:
- a CDS encoding MarR family winged helix-turn-helix transcriptional regulator produces the protein MGTRHRGSIEEINALNAFIKLQRAAESVSARVHSVLPDDLTITQFGVLEALHHIGPLCQSELAEKLLKSGGNLTLVVDNLEKAGLVLRERDPADRRFVVVKLTPKGQTFIAALFPKVVANVTREMATLSSTELFDLGRLCKKIGRQA, from the coding sequence ATGGGAACAAGACACCGCGGCTCCATCGAAGAAATCAACGCCCTGAATGCCTTCATCAAGCTTCAGCGGGCGGCGGAGTCGGTATCAGCCCGGGTTCACAGTGTGTTGCCGGACGATCTCACGATCACTCAGTTCGGCGTCCTGGAAGCCCTGCACCACATCGGGCCGCTGTGCCAGAGCGAGTTGGCCGAAAAACTCCTCAAGAGCGGGGGCAATCTCACCCTCGTCGTGGACAACCTCGAGAAGGCCGGCCTCGTCTTGCGCGAACGCGATCCCGCCGACCGGCGCTTCGTGGTCGTGAAGCTGACCCCCAAGGGGCAGACCTTCATCGCCGCGCTTTTCCCGAAGGTCGTTGCCAACGTCACCCGCGAGATGGCCACCCTCTCTTCCACCGAGCTCTTCGACCTCGGCCGCCTGTGCAAGAAGATCGGCCGCCAGGCCTGA
- the rpiB gene encoding ribose 5-phosphate isomerase B, whose product MKKFTIAIGSDHAGFAYKEKIKAMLLAEGHTVRDYGTSSDAPCDYPDFIRPVAEAVARGEYERGIVLGGSGNGEAIVANRVKGVRCGLCWTEQVAIWNRSHNDGNVLSLGQRTVTEDEALKIVKIWLATEFEGGRHLGRINKIDA is encoded by the coding sequence ATGAAAAAATTCACCATCGCCATCGGTTCCGACCACGCCGGCTTCGCCTACAAGGAGAAGATCAAAGCCATGCTCCTCGCCGAGGGCCACACGGTCCGCGACTACGGCACCAGCTCCGACGCGCCCTGCGATTATCCCGATTTCATTCGCCCCGTGGCCGAGGCCGTCGCCCGCGGTGAATATGAGCGCGGCATCGTGCTCGGCGGATCGGGCAACGGCGAGGCCATCGTGGCCAACCGGGTGAAAGGCGTTCGCTGCGGCCTCTGCTGGACCGAACAGGTCGCCATCTGGAACCGCTCACACAACGATGGCAATGTCCTCTCCCTCGGCCAGCGCACCGTGACCGAGGATGAAGCACTCAAGATCGTTAAGATCTGGCTCGCCACCGAGTTCGAAGGCGGTCGCCACCTCGGCCGCATCAACAAGATCGACGCCTGA
- a CDS encoding HAD family hydrolase encodes MKKLILWDIDGTLIVSHGAGIRAMEKALTKRFGVKVSLDTIDWAGRTDTWLTGEIFRHVGLPDTPQNAHDYLEAYLELLPQELAAGPQGHVLPGVFELLEQLHRRADVAQGLLTGNLKRGAEFKLTHYKVWHYFEFGAFADDSPRRNDLGPHALRRAKERHAVEFDPANTFILGDTPHDIECGKVIGAKTIGVATGRYHVEELAAHQPTAVFKDFSDTAAFLRVIDAG; translated from the coding sequence GTGAAAAAACTCATTCTCTGGGACATCGACGGCACGCTCATCGTCTCGCACGGCGCGGGCATTCGCGCCATGGAGAAGGCGCTGACCAAACGCTTCGGCGTCAAGGTGAGCCTCGACACGATCGACTGGGCCGGCCGCACCGACACCTGGCTCACGGGCGAAATCTTCCGCCATGTCGGCCTGCCCGACACGCCGCAAAACGCCCACGACTACCTCGAGGCCTACCTTGAGCTGCTGCCGCAGGAACTGGCGGCCGGCCCGCAGGGCCACGTGTTGCCGGGCGTGTTCGAACTGCTTGAGCAACTGCACCGTCGTGCCGACGTCGCCCAGGGCCTGCTCACGGGCAACCTGAAGCGTGGCGCGGAGTTCAAGCTCACCCACTACAAGGTCTGGCACTACTTCGAGTTCGGCGCCTTCGCCGACGACAGCCCGCGCCGCAATGACCTAGGCCCGCACGCCCTGCGCCGCGCGAAGGAACGGCATGCCGTGGAATTCGATCCGGCGAACACTTTTATCCTCGGCGACACTCCGCACGACATCGAATGCGGCAAGGTCATCGGCGCGAAAACCATCGGCGTCGCCACCGGCCGCTACCACGTCGAGGAACTGGCCGCGCACCAACCTACAGCGGTGTTCAAAGATTTCAGCGACACCGCGGCGTTTTTGCGGGTGATCGACGCGGGGTGA
- a CDS encoding DMT family transporter, translated as MSASAHRRALALMLLSAASFTANVLLVRALDNLHFANIWLVSCARFLVGLGVVAVVYRREWQPLHLVRNPRLIERGLLGGIGVYLTYLCVVKLGAGRATFINNTYVIWGALLAAWVLREKLRPSLLVGGVGALTGLALLTNVLGGGNAPGPYDGLAVLSALVSAWVVVTIRQLHASEHSSTIFAAQCFYGLLICGIPALLQLQPISGLGLAVTAIASVTAAVGQLAMTRAFRDLSVAEGSLLQMLVPVGIAVGGVVFFHERFTTHELIGAALILGGTTFIALRQPIRANAEAE; from the coding sequence ATGTCCGCTTCCGCCCATCGCCGTGCCCTCGCCCTGATGCTGCTTTCCGCCGCGTCTTTCACGGCCAACGTGCTGCTGGTGCGCGCGCTCGACAACCTGCACTTTGCGAACATCTGGCTCGTGTCCTGCGCACGCTTCCTCGTCGGCCTGGGGGTCGTCGCCGTGGTCTATCGCCGCGAATGGCAGCCGCTGCACCTCGTGCGCAATCCCCGGCTGATTGAGCGCGGCCTGCTCGGCGGGATTGGCGTTTACCTGACCTATCTCTGCGTGGTGAAACTCGGCGCGGGTCGCGCCACCTTCATCAACAACACCTACGTCATCTGGGGCGCGCTGCTCGCCGCGTGGGTGCTGCGGGAAAAACTGCGACCCTCCCTGCTCGTGGGCGGCGTGGGCGCACTCACGGGGCTGGCGCTGCTCACCAACGTGCTCGGCGGTGGCAACGCACCCGGACCCTACGACGGACTTGCGGTGCTCTCGGCCCTCGTGTCCGCGTGGGTGGTGGTCACGATCCGCCAACTGCATGCCAGTGAGCATTCCTCCACGATCTTCGCCGCGCAGTGCTTCTACGGCCTGCTGATCTGCGGCATCCCGGCGCTGCTGCAGCTGCAACCCATCAGCGGACTCGGCCTCGCCGTGACGGCCATCGCCAGCGTCACCGCCGCTGTCGGCCAGCTGGCCATGACGCGTGCCTTCCGCGACCTCAGCGTGGCCGAGGGTTCGCTGCTCCAGATGCTCGTGCCCGTGGGCATCGCGGTCGGCGGAGTGGTGTTCTTCCACGAGCGGTTCACCACGCACGAACTCATCGGCGCCGCCCTGATCCTCGGCGGCACGACCTTCATCGCCCTCCGCCAGCCCATCCGCGCGAACGCCGAGGCGGAATGA
- the lpdA gene encoding dihydrolipoyl dehydrogenase has translation MSSENFDLIVIGAGPGGYVCAFRAAQLGLKVALVEKRPTLGGTCLNVGCIPSKALLHSSEQFVFAKHHAAAHGIKLAGVEVDLATMLKKKDDVVTKLTGGVAQLAKARKITVVTGAASFVNATTVAVGDRSLTAKNIVIATGSAPVELPFLKFDGQTVISSDHAIALPAVPKKLVVVGGGVIGLELGSVWARLGAEVTVVEFLPKIAATYDDDIVRNFTRLLQKQGLKIEVNAKVTGYTHGILTAEREGQKLEFPADVVLVAVGRRPFTDGLGLEKAGVQLTDKKRIKVDAHLKTTAPGVWAIGDVIDGPMLAHKAEEDGVAVAEWIAGKPGHINWDLMPGIVYTDPEVASVGLGEDEAKKRGLAINVGKFNFAANGRAIAADATDGYVKIIADAKTDKILGAQIIGRGAGELISEIVTHMEYGGSAEDLGRTIHAHPTMSEAVKEAGLAVSKSAIHSL, from the coding sequence ATGTCCTCTGAAAATTTCGACCTGATCGTCATCGGCGCCGGCCCCGGCGGCTATGTCTGCGCGTTCCGTGCCGCGCAACTCGGCCTCAAGGTCGCGCTCGTCGAGAAACGCCCCACCCTCGGTGGCACCTGCCTCAACGTCGGCTGCATTCCCAGCAAGGCCCTGCTCCATTCCTCCGAGCAGTTCGTCTTCGCCAAGCACCACGCCGCCGCCCACGGCATCAAGCTCGCCGGCGTCGAGGTGGACCTCGCGACCATGCTGAAGAAGAAGGACGACGTCGTGACCAAGCTCACCGGCGGCGTCGCCCAGCTCGCCAAGGCCCGCAAGATCACCGTAGTCACCGGCGCCGCGTCCTTCGTCAACGCCACCACGGTGGCGGTCGGCGACCGCTCGCTGACCGCCAAAAACATTGTCATCGCCACCGGCTCCGCCCCGGTCGAGCTGCCCTTCCTCAAGTTCGACGGCCAGACCGTCATCTCCAGCGACCACGCCATCGCGTTGCCCGCCGTGCCCAAGAAGCTCGTCGTGGTCGGCGGCGGCGTCATCGGTCTCGAGCTCGGTTCCGTCTGGGCCCGCCTCGGCGCCGAGGTCACCGTCGTTGAGTTCCTGCCGAAGATCGCCGCGACCTATGACGACGACATCGTCCGCAATTTCACGCGCCTGCTCCAGAAACAAGGCCTCAAGATCGAGGTGAACGCCAAGGTGACGGGCTACACTCACGGCATCCTCACGGCCGAGCGCGAGGGCCAGAAACTCGAATTCCCCGCCGACGTCGTACTCGTGGCCGTCGGCCGCCGCCCCTTCACCGACGGCCTCGGTTTGGAGAAGGCTGGCGTCCAGCTCACCGACAAGAAGCGCATCAAGGTGGACGCGCACCTCAAGACCACCGCCCCCGGCGTCTGGGCCATCGGCGACGTCATTGACGGCCCGATGCTCGCCCACAAGGCCGAGGAGGACGGCGTCGCCGTCGCCGAGTGGATCGCGGGCAAGCCCGGCCACATCAACTGGGACCTCATGCCCGGCATCGTCTATACCGACCCGGAGGTCGCCTCTGTCGGCCTCGGCGAGGACGAGGCGAAGAAGCGCGGCCTCGCGATCAACGTCGGCAAGTTCAACTTTGCCGCCAACGGCCGCGCCATCGCCGCCGACGCCACCGACGGCTACGTGAAGATCATCGCCGACGCGAAGACCGACAAGATCCTCGGTGCCCAGATCATCGGCCGCGGCGCCGGCGAACTCATCAGCGAGATCGTGACTCACATGGAATACGGCGGCAGCGCCGAAGACCTCGGTCGCACGATCCACGCCCACCCCACCATGAGCGAAGCCGTGAAAGAAGCCGGCCTGGCCGTGAGCAAGTCGGCAATACACAGCCTGTGA
- the odhB gene encoding 2-oxoglutarate dehydrogenase complex dihydrolipoyllysine-residue succinyltransferase produces MAIDVKIPPMGESITSGVLAKWHVADGTIVKKDQPLFELETDKITSEGTAEADGKLTIKVAAGTDVKIGEVVATIDETATAGASVPAASSQKLEVENQKSGDVVASPAVRRLAAETGIDPATVTGTGKAGRVTKGDMLAASVSKPPFAAPAPAATAPVAAPSVASAKERQTRTKMSKLRQTIAKRLVSAQHEAAMLTTFNEVDMSAVMELRKKYQDDFVKKHGVKLGFMSFFTKAVVHALREVPGVNATIDGDTVVQNHYYDISMAVSTDKGLMVPVIRGCDTLDMAGIEKAIAETAKKAREGKIGLDDLSGGVFTITNGGIFGSMLSTPILNAPQSAILGLHAINERPIALNGQVVIRPMMYLALSYDHRLVDGKEAVTFLVKVKQAIEDPARLLIGA; encoded by the coding sequence ATGGCCATTGACGTCAAAATCCCCCCGATGGGCGAATCCATCACCTCCGGCGTGCTCGCCAAGTGGCACGTCGCTGATGGCACCATCGTCAAGAAAGACCAGCCTCTCTTCGAACTGGAGACCGACAAGATCACCTCCGAGGGCACCGCCGAAGCTGACGGCAAGCTCACCATCAAGGTCGCCGCCGGCACCGACGTGAAGATCGGCGAAGTCGTCGCCACCATTGACGAAACGGCGACGGCTGGCGCGTCAGTGCCCGCGGCCTCCAGCCAAAAATTGGAAGTCGAAAATCAAAAATCTGGCGACGTTGTCGCCTCCCCCGCCGTCCGCCGCCTCGCCGCGGAAACGGGGATTGATCCCGCGACGGTCACCGGCACCGGCAAGGCCGGACGCGTCACCAAGGGCGACATGCTCGCCGCCTCGGTCAGCAAACCGCCCTTCGCCGCACCGGCACCCGCTGCCACCGCTCCAGTGGCGGCACCCTCCGTAGCTTCAGCTAAGGAGAGGCAGACGCGCACCAAGATGAGCAAGCTGCGCCAGACCATCGCCAAGCGCCTGGTCTCCGCCCAGCACGAGGCCGCCATGCTCACCACGTTCAACGAGGTGGACATGTCCGCCGTGATGGAGCTGCGCAAAAAATACCAGGACGACTTCGTCAAGAAGCACGGCGTGAAGCTCGGCTTCATGAGCTTCTTCACCAAGGCCGTCGTTCACGCCCTCCGCGAGGTGCCCGGCGTCAACGCCACCATCGACGGCGACACCGTCGTCCAAAATCACTATTACGACATCAGCATGGCCGTCTCGACGGACAAGGGCCTCATGGTCCCCGTCATCCGCGGGTGCGATACGCTCGACATGGCCGGTATCGAAAAGGCCATCGCCGAGACCGCCAAGAAGGCCCGCGAGGGCAAGATCGGCCTCGACGACCTCAGCGGCGGTGTCTTCACCATCACCAACGGCGGGATCTTTGGCTCGATGCTCTCCACGCCGATCCTCAACGCCCCGCAGAGCGCCATCCTCGGGCTCCACGCCATCAACGAGCGCCCGATCGCGCTCAACGGCCAGGTTGTCATCCGTCCGATGATGTATCTCGCCCTCAGCTACGACCACCGCCTCGTGGACGGCAAGGAAGCCGTCACCTTCCTCGTGAAGGTGAAGCAGGCCATCGAGGACCCCGCCCGCCTCCTGATCGGAGCCTAA